In Halococcus salsus, one DNA window encodes the following:
- a CDS encoding MATE family efflux transporter — MVSQVLRTLMRTVDVLVTATFSPAAVVAVGLADLYGRIPLRIGLGFGSAAIALSSQDTGAGADANRAEAVSSALSMGLVAGLPIAAVGVGFGGPLIRLFGARGTVVTLGATYLGVVLATAPARHVSLVAARALQGAGDTRTPMYVTGLANVTNITGSVVFGLGLFGVQQYGVLGVGGATAVSNVLSAGLLVAAIRSSRTDLRLVRPADPTVARQLVVVAAPKVAEGLAATVAEFPFNALLLGFGRPVNAGFQIGRRVYQQVTGPLSRGYRTAASVLVGQALGDGDPAAARYRGWATTGLSTMTVGIVGVALFVLAPDAVRLLASGSPDALPYATGFARVYGLSAVFLAGFIVLSGALSGASETRIPLVARVTGVFGILVGGTWLLGVELGWGVQGAYAAVAGQYVWMTAVVFVGFATSRWASRAAGMMAARDTADD; from the coding sequence CCGCAACGTTCTCGCCGGCGGCGGTTGTCGCGGTTGGGCTCGCCGACCTCTACGGTCGGATCCCGCTGCGGATCGGGCTGGGCTTCGGGAGCGCCGCGATCGCGCTTTCGAGCCAGGACACCGGTGCGGGGGCCGACGCCAACCGCGCCGAGGCGGTGTCGAGCGCGCTTTCGATGGGCTTGGTCGCCGGCCTCCCGATCGCCGCCGTCGGGGTCGGCTTCGGCGGGCCGCTCATCCGATTATTTGGGGCGAGGGGAACGGTCGTGACGCTCGGCGCGACCTATCTCGGTGTCGTGCTCGCCACCGCACCCGCCCGCCACGTCTCGCTGGTCGCCGCTCGCGCGCTCCAGGGGGCCGGCGACACCCGCACCCCGATGTACGTCACCGGCCTCGCGAACGTCACCAACATCACCGGGTCGGTGGTCTTCGGGCTCGGACTCTTCGGGGTTCAGCAGTACGGCGTGCTCGGCGTCGGCGGGGCGACGGCGGTCTCGAACGTGCTCTCGGCCGGCCTGCTCGTCGCCGCCATCCGAAGTTCCCGCACCGACCTCCGGCTGGTCCGGCCCGCGGACCCGACCGTCGCCCGCCAGCTCGTCGTCGTCGCCGCCCCGAAGGTCGCCGAGGGGCTGGCCGCTACGGTCGCCGAGTTCCCGTTCAACGCCCTTCTCCTCGGCTTCGGTCGGCCGGTCAACGCGGGGTTCCAGATCGGTCGCCGGGTCTACCAGCAGGTCACGGGCCCGCTCTCGCGGGGCTATCGCACCGCCGCCAGCGTTCTCGTCGGCCAGGCGCTCGGCGACGGCGACCCCGCCGCGGCGCGGTATCGCGGCTGGGCGACGACGGGGTTGAGCACGATGACGGTCGGCATCGTCGGCGTGGCGCTGTTCGTTCTCGCACCCGACGCCGTCCGACTGCTCGCGAGTGGCTCGCCCGACGCGCTCCCCTACGCGACGGGGTTCGCACGCGTCTACGGCCTCAGCGCCGTCTTCCTCGCGGGTTTCATCGTGCTCTCGGGGGCACTCTCCGGCGCGAGCGAGACCCGGATCCCGCTGGTCGCCCGCGTCACCGGCGTTTTTGGTATCCTGGTCGGTGGGACGTGGCTCCTCGGTGTCGAACTCGGTTGGGGCGTGCAGGGTGCCTACGCCGCCGTCGCCGGCCAGTACGTCTGGATGACCGCGGTCGTGTTCGTCGGCTTCGCCACCTCCCGGTGGGCGAGCCGCGCCGCGGGGATGATGGCCGCACGCGACACCGCCGACGACTGA
- a CDS encoding ABC transporter substrate-binding protein, translating to MTDSDPSSGRPTRREYVKYGGAIIGGGLLAGCSGQSNGGSGSTERAGRSTSTGEATGSSATASGTDSTSTGEATGSTAAETGTASGSSYTAELSPVGTVALDAPPENVFTHFPWFPDMASALGQGDTINNLWWDGTVEGLAYFTNEFDGFEIEWADEAGEYGFSKERLYELDSDLHLVDPAWVTTEDNWSRSDVEEVTNNVGPWFGNYYSSYHATPPKGWADGYEYTTLWELFDRVASLYGERERYEALASVHDDLLGTVEEGIPKQSERPSVAYISVTEDLADIYRLRLNAPGYWNAHTRPLGATDAFGDEGFSGPFSQIDLEALLAADPDVILALWTVTETVDFGALKRNLENDPVGGELTAVGNDRVYPQGTRWQGPLMNLFQTEMTAKELYPDQFGEWPEYRDGDPYPEFGPDEQLFDHGRVANVLTGND from the coding sequence ATGACGGACAGTGACCCATCGAGCGGGCGACCGACGCGTCGGGAGTACGTGAAGTACGGCGGTGCCATCATCGGTGGCGGGCTTCTCGCGGGGTGTAGCGGGCAGTCGAACGGTGGCTCGGGCTCGACGGAACGGGCTGGTAGATCGACGTCGACGGGGGAAGCAACCGGATCGTCGGCGACGGCATCCGGCACCGATTCGACGTCGACCGGGGAGGCGACGGGGTCGACGGCGGCCGAAACCGGGACGGCGTCGGGGTCGAGCTACACCGCCGAGCTGTCGCCGGTCGGGACCGTCGCGCTCGACGCGCCGCCGGAGAACGTCTTCACCCACTTCCCGTGGTTCCCGGACATGGCCAGCGCGCTCGGGCAGGGTGACACCATCAACAACCTCTGGTGGGACGGCACGGTCGAGGGGCTGGCGTACTTCACCAACGAATTCGACGGGTTCGAGATCGAGTGGGCCGACGAGGCCGGGGAGTACGGGTTCTCGAAGGAGCGGCTCTACGAACTCGACAGCGACCTCCACCTCGTCGACCCCGCGTGGGTGACCACGGAGGACAACTGGTCCCGAAGCGACGTCGAGGAGGTCACGAACAACGTCGGCCCGTGGTTCGGGAACTACTACAGCAGCTATCACGCCACGCCCCCAAAGGGCTGGGCCGACGGCTACGAGTACACCACGCTGTGGGAGCTGTTCGACCGCGTCGCGAGTCTGTACGGGGAACGAGAACGCTACGAGGCGCTCGCGTCCGTCCACGACGACCTCCTCGGGACCGTCGAAGAGGGGATCCCCAAGCAATCGGAGCGGCCGAGCGTCGCGTACATCTCCGTTACGGAGGACCTCGCCGACATCTACCGGCTCCGACTGAACGCGCCCGGCTACTGGAACGCCCACACCCGTCCGCTCGGCGCGACCGATGCCTTCGGCGACGAGGGGTTCTCGGGGCCGTTCAGCCAGATCGACCTGGAGGCGCTGTTGGCGGCCGACCCGGACGTGATCCTCGCGCTGTGGACGGTCACGGAGACGGTCGATTTCGGTGCGCTGAAGCGGAACCTCGAGAACGACCCCGTCGGGGGCGAGCTGACCGCCGTCGGGAACGACCGGGTCTACCCGCAGGGGACGCGGTGGCAGGGCCCGCTGATGAACCTCTTCCAGACCGAGATGACCGCAAAGGAGCTCTACCCCGACCAATTCGGCGAGTGGCCCGAGTACCGGGACGGCGATCCCTATCCCGAGTTCGGTCCCGACGAGCAGCTGTTCGACCACGGGCGGGTCGCGAACGTCCTCACTGGGAACGACTGA
- the ilvA gene encoding threonine ammonia-lyase, translated as MTDQPSETVTFADIERARDRLDDDSVVKHTPVERSTSLDTMTGGEVSLKMEHLQWTGSFKTRGAYNTIAQLAADGGTERVVAASAGNHAQGVALAATRLGIDATIVMPTDAPQAKVDATRGYGADVDLVGRDFQAAMAHAQGLVDDDATAFVHAYDDPAIVAGQGTLGIEMCEDRDVDTVVVPIGGGGLISGIATAYNHLSPETRVVGVQAEGAATVHESLDKGIPVTLDSVSTIADGIATGGISDLTLSLIDEHVDEVVTVSDDEIAQAVLLLMERAKQVVEGAGAASVAALLGEELDVEGERVFALLCGGNLDMTMLRTVLVHALTDRQQILRLQVRIDDRPGEMGCLSNIVADHGANIRTVRHDRSAPELDVGEAYLLFRVETSGAGHARAIIDSIREEGYEVSHENA; from the coding sequence ATGACCGACCAGCCTTCGGAGACCGTCACGTTCGCCGACATCGAGCGCGCCCGCGACCGCCTCGACGACGACTCGGTCGTGAAGCACACCCCGGTCGAGCGGAGCACGTCGCTCGATACGATGACCGGCGGCGAGGTCTCGCTGAAGATGGAGCACCTCCAGTGGACGGGCTCGTTCAAGACCCGCGGGGCGTACAACACGATCGCCCAGCTCGCGGCGGACGGCGGGACCGAACGAGTCGTCGCCGCCAGCGCCGGCAACCACGCTCAGGGGGTGGCGCTCGCGGCGACGAGGCTCGGGATCGACGCCACCATCGTGATGCCGACCGACGCCCCACAGGCGAAGGTCGACGCGACCCGGGGCTACGGTGCCGACGTCGACCTCGTCGGCCGTGACTTCCAGGCCGCGATGGCCCACGCCCAGGGCCTGGTCGACGACGACGCGACCGCGTTCGTCCACGCCTACGACGACCCCGCGATCGTCGCGGGCCAGGGCACCCTCGGGATCGAAATGTGTGAGGACCGCGACGTCGACACGGTGGTGGTACCGATCGGCGGTGGTGGGCTCATCTCCGGGATCGCGACGGCCTACAACCATCTCTCGCCGGAGACCCGGGTGGTCGGGGTCCAGGCCGAGGGGGCCGCGACGGTCCACGAGAGCCTCGACAAGGGGATCCCGGTGACCCTCGATTCGGTGAGTACGATCGCCGACGGCATCGCGACCGGTGGGATCTCGGATCTCACCCTCTCGCTGATCGACGAGCACGTCGACGAGGTCGTCACCGTCTCGGACGACGAGATAGCCCAGGCGGTGCTCCTGTTGATGGAGCGGGCGAAACAGGTCGTCGAGGGGGCGGGCGCGGCGTCGGTCGCCGCGCTCCTCGGCGAGGAGCTCGACGTCGAGGGCGAACGGGTGTTCGCGCTGCTCTGCGGTGGCAACCTCGACATGACGATGCTTCGAACCGTGCTCGTCCACGCGCTCACCGACCGCCAGCAGATCCTCCGGCTCCAGGTCCGGATCGACGACCGCCCCGGCGAGATGGGCTGTCTCTCGAACATCGTCGCCGACCACGGCGCGAACATCCGCACCGTGCGCCACGACCGCTCGGCCCCCGAACTCGACGTCGGCGAGGCGTACCTCCTCTTTCGGGTCGAGACCAGCGGCGCGGGTCACGCCCGCGCGATCATCGACTCGATCCGCGAGGAGGGCTACGAGGTGAGCCACGAGAACGCCTGA
- a CDS encoding universal stress protein, giving the protein MYDRILIPTDGSDEARKAAEHGIELAAALDATVHTLYVMDLPGVPRALSIRDDEEQVREEYEAYGKRVTEEVREMAAAAGVECTTAVKPGTVHERVVRYADDEGLDAIVMGTGYQGRFGALLGTIVEKVVRTSSVPVISTKVTEAEARRAGTGSD; this is encoded by the coding sequence ATGTACGACCGAATCCTGATCCCGACCGACGGGAGCGACGAGGCCCGGAAGGCGGCCGAGCACGGTATCGAACTCGCGGCCGCGCTGGACGCGACGGTCCACACGCTCTACGTGATGGACCTGCCGGGCGTGCCGCGTGCCCTCTCGATCCGCGACGACGAGGAACAGGTCCGCGAGGAGTACGAGGCCTACGGCAAGCGCGTGACCGAGGAGGTGCGCGAGATGGCGGCGGCCGCCGGGGTCGAGTGCACCACGGCGGTCAAACCCGGCACCGTCCACGAGCGGGTCGTCCGGTACGCCGACGACGAGGGCCTCGACGCCATCGTGATGGGGACCGGCTATCAGGGCCGGTTCGGCGCGCTGCTCGGCACCATCGTCGAGAAGGTCGTCCGGACCTCGTCCGTCCCGGTCATCTCGACGAAGGTGACCGAGGCCGAGGCCCGTCGGGCCGGGACGGGCAGCGACTGA
- a CDS encoding BCCT family transporter, which translates to MAESDDTTGEMSGGLQVELFHPDSDREPGDTNHELLGGRFDVHPVVFPGALALIVLFVAITLLLGQEQATAVFDGTKSFIESTFGWFYLLAVNVFLITIVYFAASKYGSIRIGGVKAEPEFSRFSWMAMLFSAGMGIGLMFYSVAEPMVYMGSPPEFFGAQSGTAAAGTAALAQTIYHWGLSPWAIYGLVGLGLAFFSFNRGLPLTFRSIFWPLLGERIYGWPGHVIDLVSVFATLFGLCTSLGLGVSQVNQGISYVGGDMLGIVDVPVGTVPQVLLIAGITLIAVASVAAGLDGGVKRLSTVNLYLMFLLLGFVFVVGPTLYIVGGMVEGFGTYLGNFLALSFFTGTIGAGAGNTLAPTVSGWTVFYWGWWIAWSPFVGMFIARISKGRTVREFVLGVLVLPTLFSTVWLSTFGGGAIANALTGNGAVLAAYNEVGQTVAMFALLEQFPLGAVSGILATLLVISFFVTSSDSGSLVIDHLTSGGKHDVPKAQRIFWATTEGIVAAVLLWGGGLTALQAAAISTGLPFAVILLVMCYTVYLGLRNEYEILESEEFMDHIEEIRSDEDVAVTSSGGDVVTDVSGSDDATSTD; encoded by the coding sequence ATGGCTGAATCCGACGACACGACCGGGGAGATGTCCGGTGGGCTCCAAGTGGAGCTGTTCCACCCCGATTCGGACCGCGAGCCGGGGGACACGAACCACGAACTCCTCGGGGGTCGATTCGACGTCCACCCGGTCGTCTTCCCGGGCGCGCTTGCGCTCATCGTGTTGTTCGTCGCGATCACGTTGTTGTTGGGTCAAGAGCAGGCGACCGCCGTCTTCGACGGGACGAAGTCGTTCATCGAATCCACGTTCGGGTGGTTCTACCTGCTCGCGGTGAACGTCTTCCTGATCACCATCGTCTACTTCGCCGCCAGCAAGTACGGCTCGATCCGGATCGGCGGGGTCAAGGCCGAACCCGAGTTCAGCCGGTTCTCGTGGATGGCGATGCTGTTCAGCGCCGGTATGGGGATCGGGCTGATGTTCTACAGCGTCGCCGAACCGATGGTCTACATGGGGAGCCCCCCGGAGTTCTTCGGTGCCCAGTCCGGGACCGCCGCGGCCGGGACGGCGGCGCTGGCACAGACCATCTACCACTGGGGGCTCTCGCCCTGGGCGATCTACGGGCTCGTCGGGCTCGGCCTCGCTTTCTTCTCGTTCAATCGGGGGCTGCCGCTCACGTTCCGGTCGATCTTCTGGCCGCTGCTCGGTGAACGGATCTACGGCTGGCCGGGCCACGTCATCGACCTCGTGTCGGTGTTTGCCACCCTCTTCGGGCTCTGTACCTCCCTCGGGCTGGGCGTCTCGCAGGTGAACCAGGGGATCTCCTACGTTGGTGGCGATATGCTCGGGATCGTCGACGTCCCGGTCGGGACGGTGCCCCAGGTACTCCTCATCGCCGGGATCACCCTCATCGCGGTGGCGTCGGTCGCGGCGGGGCTCGACGGCGGCGTCAAACGCCTGAGTACGGTCAACCTCTACTTGATGTTCCTCCTGCTCGGCTTCGTCTTCGTCGTCGGGCCGACGCTCTACATCGTCGGCGGCATGGTCGAGGGGTTCGGTACGTACCTCGGGAACTTCCTCGCGTTGAGTTTCTTCACCGGCACGATCGGCGCGGGCGCGGGTAACACACTCGCACCGACCGTCTCGGGGTGGACGGTCTTCTACTGGGGCTGGTGGATCGCGTGGTCGCCGTTCGTGGGGATGTTCATCGCGCGGATCTCGAAGGGGCGGACGGTCCGCGAGTTCGTGCTCGGCGTGTTGGTGTTGCCCACGCTGTTCTCGACCGTCTGGCTCTCGACGTTCGGCGGCGGCGCGATCGCGAACGCCCTGACCGGCAACGGCGCGGTGCTCGCGGCCTACAACGAGGTCGGCCAGACCGTCGCCATGTTCGCGCTCCTCGAACAGTTCCCGCTGGGTGCGGTCTCGGGGATCCTCGCGACGCTGCTCGTGATCAGCTTCTTCGTCACCTCGTCTGACTCCGGGTCGTTGGTCATCGACCACCTCACCTCGGGCGGGAAACACGACGTCCCGAAGGCCCAACGGATCTTCTGGGCGACCACCGAGGGCATCGTCGCGGCGGTGTTGCTCTGGGGTGGCGGTCTCACCGCGCTCCAGGCGGCGGCGATCTCGACGGGGCTCCCCTTCGCCGTGATACTCCTCGTGATGTGTTATACGGTCTATCTCGGGCTCAGAAACGAGTACGAGATCCTCGAATCCGAGGAGTTCATGGACCACATCGAGGAGATCCGGAGCGACGAGGACGTGGCCGTGACCTCCTCCGGTGGCGACGTCGTCACGGACGTCTCGGGAAGCGACGACGCGACCTCGACCGATTGA
- a CDS encoding Nif3-like dinuclear metal center hexameric protein: MHLDEFAARLDDRLRTDAFADLDASANGRQVDSPVEVDHAAFAVDAAVETAERAVEVGADVLVVHHGLFWGDLERVTGARYDRLAPFFEHDLALYAAHLPLDSHPDLGNAAGVADALELEAQEPFAALGAEHIGIAGIAPEGFTPDGLRTALAEACGPENGVQHLDFGPETVEEVAVATGSAADWFDEAAEWGADAFVTGEGKQQVYHEAKEAGIHVYLAGHYATETFGVRSLQALADGWGMETTFIDRPTGL; encoded by the coding sequence ATGCACCTCGACGAGTTCGCGGCCCGGCTCGACGACCGCCTCCGTACCGACGCGTTCGCGGACCTCGACGCGAGCGCCAACGGCCGCCAAGTGGATTCACCGGTCGAGGTCGACCACGCCGCGTTCGCGGTCGACGCCGCCGTCGAGACCGCCGAGCGGGCGGTCGAGGTGGGAGCCGACGTCCTCGTCGTTCACCACGGCCTGTTCTGGGGCGATCTCGAGCGGGTGACCGGCGCGCGCTACGACCGGCTCGCACCCTTCTTCGAGCACGACCTGGCGCTCTACGCCGCTCACCTCCCGCTCGATAGCCACCCCGACCTCGGCAACGCCGCGGGGGTAGCGGACGCGCTCGAACTCGAAGCCCAGGAGCCGTTCGCCGCGCTCGGGGCCGAACACATCGGGATCGCGGGGATCGCCCCGGAGGGGTTCACGCCGGACGGACTCCGAACGGCGCTCGCCGAGGCGTGTGGCCCGGAAAACGGTGTCCAGCACCTCGACTTCGGTCCCGAGACGGTCGAGGAGGTCGCGGTCGCCACCGGGAGCGCCGCCGACTGGTTCGACGAGGCCGCAGAGTGGGGCGCGGACGCGTTCGTCACCGGGGAAGGCAAACAGCAGGTCTACCACGAGGCGAAGGAGGCGGGGATCCACGTCTATCTCGCGGGGCACTACGCCACCGAGACCTTCGGCGTGCGCTCGCTTCAGGCCCTCGCCGATGGATGGGGGATGGAGACGACGTTCATCGACCGGCCGACGGGGCTGTAA
- the speB gene encoding agmatinase has translation MGFPGARADEEGANYVLRGAPLDVSTSFRPGARFGPRELRHAAEPFEDYDHRTDRTFSALGVHDAGDIAPWNDVGEYLDFLAGDLSDTADDGRLPLLVGGEHTVSVAGVRATQPDVYVCLDAHLDLREEYMGNPLSHATATRRVLDHADRAVILGARAGSEAEWDRAEADDVTVVPPASVPDWSPDLDGSVYLSVDIDAADPGFAPGTGTPEPFGLVPRDLRDVVRAVAPQCVGFDVVEINDRDDGQAAALGAKLLREFVFTHASRTAD, from the coding sequence ATGGGCTTTCCGGGGGCGCGAGCCGACGAGGAGGGCGCGAACTACGTCCTCCGTGGTGCCCCCCTCGACGTCTCGACCTCCTTCCGACCCGGTGCGCGTTTCGGGCCCCGTGAACTCCGTCACGCCGCCGAACCGTTCGAGGACTACGACCACCGCACGGATCGAACCTTCTCCGCCCTCGGCGTCCACGACGCCGGGGACATCGCTCCCTGGAACGACGTCGGTGAGTATCTCGACTTCCTCGCGGGTGACCTCTCGGATACGGCGGACGACGGACGGCTGCCGCTGCTCGTCGGCGGTGAACACACCGTAAGCGTCGCCGGGGTTCGCGCGACCCAACCCGACGTCTACGTCTGCCTCGACGCCCACCTCGATCTTCGAGAAGAATACATGGGGAATCCACTGAGCCACGCCACAGCGACGCGTCGCGTTCTCGACCACGCCGACCGAGCGGTGATTCTCGGGGCACGGGCCGGGAGCGAGGCCGAGTGGGACCGCGCCGAAGCGGACGACGTGACCGTCGTCCCGCCGGCGTCGGTGCCGGACTGGAGTCCGGATCTCGATGGATCGGTCTACCTCAGCGTCGACATCGACGCCGCCGACCCCGGCTTCGCGCCCGGCACGGGCACCCCGGAACCGTTCGGCCTCGTGCCGCGCGACCTCCGGGACGTGGTCCGCGCGGTCGCGCCGCAGTGCGTGGGGTTCGATGTCGTCGAGATAAACGACCGCGACGACGGCCAGGCCGCCGCGCTCGGCGCGAAACTCCTCCGGGAGTTCGTCTTCACGCACGCGTCCCGAACCGCCGATTGA
- a CDS encoding translation initiation factor IF-5A, translating to MARQQTQVRELDEGSYVMIDDTPCQITAYSTAKPGKHGSAKARVEGKGVFDENKRNFTQPVDAKVWVPIINRKQGQVVSMESDSVAQVMDLETYQTFTIKTPDGTSLSPDDEIEYLEMDEQRKVV from the coding sequence ATGGCCAGACAGCAGACGCAAGTTCGCGAACTCGACGAGGGAAGCTACGTCATGATCGACGATACGCCGTGTCAAATCACCGCCTACAGCACCGCCAAACCCGGCAAGCACGGCAGCGCGAAGGCCCGTGTCGAGGGCAAGGGCGTCTTCGACGAGAACAAGCGCAACTTCACCCAACCTGTGGACGCGAAGGTCTGGGTCCCGATCATCAACCGAAAACAGGGCCAGGTCGTCAGCATGGAGTCCGACAGCGTCGCCCAGGTGATGGACCTCGAGACCTACCAGACCTTCACCATCAAGACCCCCGACGGCACCAGCCTCTCGCCCGACGACGAGATCGAGTACCTCGAGATGGACGAACAGCGCAAGGTCGTCTGA
- a CDS encoding aminotransferase class I/II-fold pyridoxal phosphate-dependent enzyme, whose product MQIEPFALERWFDAYEHDADVMLAESGIRSLDASRFDTDPGELGYVIPTDGDPAFRERVAGRYGRAADEVVFTCGTQEANFLAMRTVLDPDDHAVVVTPTYQSLRTLPETFAEVTTVELTPPDWRLDPDAVADAIRPETELVVLNNPNNPTGRYHSQERVESVYDLAADNDAYLLCDEVYRLLDDEPQAPVASLGPHGISTTSLTKAYGLAGLRFGWVCGPSEVMDGVRNWKDYTTISPSIFGQHVARQALADETAILDENRALARKHREMVAEFVEKHDLDWLKPVGVNGFPTIPDGFADSEAFCRTVVEEESVVLAPGSVFGHDDRFRIGFGLPTPALTDGLERVERVIETHGGA is encoded by the coding sequence ATGCAGATCGAACCGTTCGCGCTCGAACGCTGGTTCGACGCGTACGAACACGATGCCGACGTCATGCTGGCCGAGAGCGGCATCCGGAGCCTCGACGCCTCGCGTTTCGACACCGACCCCGGCGAACTCGGCTACGTCATCCCGACCGACGGCGACCCTGCGTTCCGAGAACGGGTCGCCGGACGGTACGGCCGGGCGGCCGACGAGGTGGTCTTCACCTGCGGGACCCAAGAAGCGAACTTCCTGGCGATGCGCACCGTGCTCGACCCTGACGACCACGCGGTGGTCGTCACCCCGACCTACCAGTCGCTGCGGACCCTGCCCGAGACGTTCGCCGAGGTGACGACGGTGGAGCTCACGCCACCCGACTGGCGGCTCGATCCGGACGCGGTCGCCGACGCGATCCGCCCCGAAACCGAACTCGTCGTGCTCAACAACCCCAACAATCCCACTGGCCGGTACCACTCACAGGAGCGCGTCGAGTCGGTCTACGACCTCGCGGCCGACAACGACGCCTACCTGCTCTGTGACGAGGTCTACCGTCTGCTCGACGACGAACCGCAGGCTCCCGTCGCGAGCCTCGGTCCCCACGGGATCAGTACCACGAGCCTCACGAAGGCCTACGGACTCGCCGGCCTGCGGTTCGGCTGGGTCTGTGGACCGTCCGAGGTGATGGACGGCGTCAGGAACTGGAAGGATTACACGACTATCTCGCCCTCGATCTTCGGCCAGCACGTCGCCCGCCAGGCCCTCGCCGACGAGACGGCGATCCTCGACGAGAACCGGGCGCTCGCGCGGAAGCACCGGGAGATGGTGGCCGAGTTCGTCGAGAAGCACGACCTCGACTGGCTCAAACCGGTCGGGGTGAACGGCTTCCCGACGATCCCCGACGGGTTCGCGGACTCGGAGGCGTTCTGTCGTACCGTCGTCGAGGAAGAATCGGTCGTGCTCGCCCCCGGGAGCGTCTTCGGCCACGACGACCGCTTCCGGATCGGGTTCGGGCTCCCGACCCCGGCGCTCACCGACGGACTGGAACGCGTCGAACGGGTCATCGAGACCCACGGCGGGGCGTAG
- a CDS encoding nucleoside phosphorylase, whose product MAKQPHLLVEPGDLHDVVLLPGDPDRVDRIAGHCEDGELITHNREYKIINATYEGTDVTICSTGVGCPSAAVAIEELANVGVETFIRVGTIGGLQADIEVGDVIVATGAAKDEGTTRRYEADTVPAVPDFDVLSSLVDAAESREEPVHVGPIASDDAFYAETDEYVQNWEEAGLLGVEMEAAAVFSLARRKGLRAGAICTVDGNLVAGAQKGETEDDEELPEKAKNNVARAIDIALDGAVSL is encoded by the coding sequence ATGGCCAAACAGCCACACCTGCTCGTCGAACCGGGCGACCTCCACGACGTCGTGCTCCTCCCCGGCGACCCCGACCGCGTTGACCGGATCGCGGGTCACTGCGAGGACGGCGAACTCATCACCCACAATCGCGAGTACAAGATCATCAACGCGACCTACGAGGGTACTGATGTGACGATCTGCTCGACCGGCGTCGGTTGTCCGTCGGCGGCGGTGGCGATCGAGGAGCTCGCGAACGTCGGCGTGGAGACGTTCATCCGGGTAGGCACCATCGGGGGGCTCCAGGCCGACATCGAGGTCGGCGACGTCATCGTGGCGACCGGCGCGGCGAAGGACGAGGGCACGACCCGGCGCTACGAGGCGGATACGGTCCCGGCCGTCCCGGATTTCGACGTGCTGTCGAGCCTCGTGGATGCGGCCGAGAGCCGCGAGGAGCCGGTCCACGTCGGGCCGATCGCCTCGGACGACGCCTTCTACGCCGAGACCGACGAGTACGTCCAGAACTGGGAGGAAGCGGGCCTGCTGGGCGTCGAGATGGAGGCCGCGGCGGTGTTCTCGCTCGCGCGCCGGAAGGGGCTCCGGGCGGGGGCGATCTGCACGGTGGATGGGAACCTCGTCGCGGGCGCGCAGAAGGGCGAGACCGAGGACGACGAGGAGCTGCCGGAGAAGGCGAAGAACAACGTCGCGCGCGCCATCGACATCGCGCTCGACGGTGCCGTCTCGCTCTGA
- a CDS encoding ubiquitin-like small modifier protein 1, with the protein MHWKLFATLAETAGEREVPISVEPNATLADALAALFERHPALEAEIVEDGTVRDHINLLRNGEDPFTDGDGLDTRLDEDDELAAFPPVTGG; encoded by the coding sequence ATGCACTGGAAGCTCTTCGCCACCCTCGCCGAGACCGCTGGCGAACGCGAAGTCCCTATCTCCGTGGAACCGAACGCCACGCTCGCCGACGCGCTCGCCGCGCTGTTCGAGCGCCACCCCGCGCTCGAAGCCGAGATCGTCGAGGACGGCACGGTCCGGGACCACATCAACCTCCTCAGAAACGGTGAGGACCCGTTCACCGACGGCGACGGGCTCGACACCCGACTCGACGAGGACGACGAACTCGCCGCGTTCCCGCCGGTGACCGGTGGCTGA